The genome window TAAGCGCCCCATCCAGTAGTTCCAAGCAAGACCAGAAGAAAAACCCGATCCCCAATAAAGTGTCAGAATAATGAAAAGCGTCCAGAAGTTTGGAGCGCGCGTCGCTGAAAAATAAATCAATGGAATGAACGTCAACGCCTGCATCACGCTGGATGCAACAACCCAGTGCTTATGCGATTGCACTCTTTGCAGACCGCGTGGAGTGATCAGTTGTAAAATGGCTCCGCTGACAATGGGAAGACTGGCAAGAATACCGGCGAAGACTTCGCCCATGCCGATAGATAGTGAATACGCCGGTAAATAGGTTTCACCGGCTCCAACCATGAGAGAACAAAGGAAAGCATCAATCAAACTTAGCCGAAGACTTTTTTCTCTCATGAAGACTTACTAAATTCCTTATTTACGTTTTTTACGCATTTCTTTTGCTGATGCGATTTCTTCTTTGCAGGCAGCAGAAAGTTTATCTTTATGTTCTTTCATGCACTTTAAGATGCGCCCTTTTCCAGGCTTCACATCTCCACAGTACTTTTCAGCTTCTTCGTGACAGGCTTCTTTCATATCTGCCAATTTTTCTCTGGCACTTTCAAGATGCGCTTTACACTCTGCTGACACCTTCTCTTTATTTTCATGAAGACATTTTGCGATTCTTCCAC of Bdellovibrio bacteriovorus contains these proteins:
- a CDS encoding cysteine rich repeat-containing protein, with the protein product MNKYVAVCVMVLGMTSFAQAHQNGGGACDKDRESLCAGVEPGGGRIAKCLHENKEKVSAECKAHLESAREKLADMKEACHEEAEKYCGDVKPGKGRILKCMKEHKDKLSAACKEEIASAKEMRKKRK